The proteins below come from a single Mucilaginibacter mali genomic window:
- a CDS encoding GLPGLI family protein has translation MKKIIITILCLLPCTTLLAQFTKFTHSGTVEFEKTINLFTLAKGQMSAKPDEFEMLRFNAYKKNTPQYRKLKSVLTFTDEKTLYTPVPIEINDKVMGNDNPMARQFNTVYNDLATGMTTVQKNVYEDLYLVKDSTRRINWKLTDETREIAGYVCRRANALIMDSVYVVAFYTNEIHVSGGPETFTGLPGMILGVALPHEGVTWFATKVTDTSVPAATITVPKKGKPVNPKQLSKVLWDIMKTWSTVGNRGPYEMKVFMM, from the coding sequence ATGAAGAAGATCATTATTACCATACTTTGCCTGCTGCCCTGCACCACGCTGCTTGCGCAGTTTACTAAATTTACCCATAGCGGTACCGTTGAGTTTGAGAAGACCATCAACCTGTTCACCCTCGCCAAAGGCCAAATGTCTGCCAAGCCGGATGAGTTTGAAATGTTGCGTTTTAACGCGTACAAAAAAAATACGCCGCAATATCGCAAGCTAAAGTCGGTGTTGACGTTTACCGATGAGAAAACGTTATACACGCCTGTGCCGATAGAGATCAACGACAAGGTAATGGGTAACGATAACCCCATGGCCAGGCAGTTCAATACAGTATATAACGACTTAGCCACAGGCATGACCACCGTGCAGAAAAACGTTTACGAAGACCTGTACCTGGTAAAGGATAGCACCCGCCGGATAAACTGGAAGCTAACCGACGAAACCCGTGAGATTGCCGGTTACGTTTGCCGCCGTGCCAACGCGCTCATTATGGATTCGGTGTATGTGGTGGCTTTTTATACTAACGAGATCCACGTATCAGGTGGACCGGAAACTTTTACCGGCCTGCCCGGCATGATATTGGGCGTAGCCCTGCCGCACGAGGGCGTAACCTGGTTTGCCACCAAGGTAACCGATACCAGTGTGCCTGCCGCTACCATTACCGTACCCAAAAAAGGGAAGCCGGTAAATCCTAAACAACTATCGAAAGTATTGTGGGATATCATGAAAACATGGTCGACAGTAGGGAACAGGGGGCCTTATGAGATGAAGGTTTTTATGATGTAA
- a CDS encoding carboxypeptidase-like regulatory domain-containing protein encodes MKHIFLLPALLLFAIIAHAQTIKGKVTDAETGKPIAGASVYLNGTFVGTVTDTLGVFMLTTNKTTIPLVVSYVGYTTHQISNYAGVDLQIMMTRKPTELDEVTVTADAMSRANKMRIFLTEFLGASTDCYIENPGDVWLHYSKNTEELTGGADKPLIIHNKKLGYKITYYLSSFRHVPTQTAYEGNYIFAEDTAGLKRSAMKQLLKDRDEAYYGSRMHFIRALWADQLAKNTFDIYHPMPKAGGAAAGDKPGISQLSYNDLVAVKSNAIFHDQKFIVLKDEVSVNYQRSRDVRELSYLQLAANSAGAMIDADGNYGEGIEWRGDMGHSRVNKLLPFEFQPVVKRDKR; translated from the coding sequence ATGAAACACATTTTCTTATTACCCGCGCTCTTATTATTTGCTATTATCGCCCATGCGCAAACCATTAAGGGCAAAGTAACCGATGCCGAAACCGGTAAGCCTATTGCCGGGGCCAGCGTTTACCTGAACGGTACTTTCGTCGGCACCGTTACCGATACACTGGGCGTGTTTATGTTAACAACCAATAAAACCACCATCCCGCTGGTGGTGAGTTATGTGGGATATACTACGCACCAGATCAGCAATTATGCCGGCGTGGATTTGCAGATAATGATGACACGCAAGCCTACCGAGTTGGATGAAGTTACCGTTACGGCCGACGCGATGAGCAGGGCCAATAAAATGCGCATATTCCTGACCGAGTTTCTTGGCGCAAGTACAGACTGTTATATCGAAAACCCCGGCGATGTATGGCTGCATTATAGCAAAAATACCGAAGAACTAACTGGCGGTGCGGATAAACCACTGATCATCCATAATAAAAAGCTGGGGTATAAGATCACTTACTACCTGTCATCATTCAGGCATGTGCCTACGCAGACAGCCTATGAGGGCAATTACATTTTTGCCGAGGATACGGCAGGATTAAAGCGCAGTGCCATGAAGCAGTTATTAAAAGACCGCGATGAAGCTTATTACGGCTCGCGTATGCATTTTATACGGGCGCTTTGGGCCGATCAGCTGGCTAAAAACACTTTCGATATTTATCACCCTATGCCAAAAGCCGGGGGCGCCGCAGCCGGTGATAAACCTGGAATAAGTCAGTTGAGTTATAACGACCTGGTTGCCGTTAAAAGTAATGCTATCTTCCACGATCAGAAATTTATTGTGTTAAAGGATGAAGTGTCGGTTAATTATCAGCGAAGCCGGGATGTGAGGGAGCTATCGTACCTGCAACTTGCCGCCAACAGCGCCGGCGCGATGATAGACGCCGATGGCAACTACGGCGAAGGCATAGAATGGCGTGGCGATATGGGGCATTCGCGGGTGAATAAATTACTGCCGTTCGAGTTTCAACCGGTGGTTAAACGCGATAAAAGGTAA
- a CDS encoding PI-PLC domain-containing protein: MKILSKLLVLVAAIVITKITSAQSGYAAINAHSHNDYMQAAPFTHAYGAGFGAIEADIFLKNGHLLVAHELKSVNPDRTLKGMYLDPIKESLKKDTGRRLTLLIDVKEDYWYEMPVLLEELKPLRKYCKTDKKDGRLLILISGNRPPPTEFANYPDYIYFDEDLRHTYTAEQLKKIGQVSLQYSLYSKWKGVGAIPLKDEQRIKHVIDSVHSLGKPIRFWDAPDNKAGWSSLIKLKADIIGTDLIDELSAYLKQ, encoded by the coding sequence ATGAAAATCCTGTCGAAGCTGCTGGTACTGGTAGCTGCTATTGTTATTACAAAAATCACATCCGCGCAAAGTGGCTATGCGGCTATAAATGCCCATTCGCATAACGATTATATGCAGGCAGCACCCTTCACCCATGCTTACGGGGCGGGCTTTGGCGCTATCGAGGCCGATATTTTCCTGAAGAATGGGCACTTGCTGGTTGCGCACGAGCTGAAAAGCGTCAACCCTGATCGTACGCTGAAAGGGATGTATCTCGATCCGATAAAGGAATCGTTGAAAAAAGATACCGGTCGCCGTTTAACCTTGCTGATAGATGTTAAGGAGGATTACTGGTACGAAATGCCGGTGCTGCTGGAAGAACTGAAACCCCTGCGCAAATATTGCAAAACCGATAAAAAGGATGGCCGCCTGCTCATCCTCATCAGCGGTAACCGACCGCCACCGACCGAATTTGCCAACTATCCCGATTATATTTACTTTGACGAGGATCTGCGCCATACTTACACGGCCGAACAATTGAAAAAAATAGGGCAGGTGAGCCTCCAATATTCGCTTTATTCAAAATGGAAAGGTGTAGGAGCGATCCCTTTGAAAGATGAGCAACGAATAAAGCACGTAATAGACAGCGTGCATAGCCTGGGCAAACCCATCCGCTTTTGGGACGCGCCGGATAATAAGGCAGGATGGTCATCGCTTATCAAATTGAAAGCAGATATTATCGGCACCGATCTTATTGATGAGCTATCGGCTTACTTGAAGCAATAA
- a CDS encoding BamA/TamA family outer membrane protein — MISFCTLAHAQVVAPADSLKADSLRILKHKQAIENTSYQYDVGDLARNLFHPGKGPDSLHKSSGITVVPNVAANPTIGAQLGIKAVAGRKLGDDPRTLMSVAATSASITTKGIIYFYVNHNVFTPGNKWNLQGNIVAAKTVSPDHGFGIGAGSNSGAPGDVVLANPTHKGYAIHSLYFNLREKVYKQVQDNLFLGAGMSFEVRRNIQTGDVAANNITPSGIYNTRFGFPQDHYSANGFLFNVQYTTRDNQNRAYKGIYFDAGIRANQTWIGSTKNALQFTTDLRKYISLSASSPETVLAFWNWGNYLISGAIPYLELPGTARDGQFKSGRGYTAQYFKGTQFNDTEAEFRFPILANKFISGVVFGSLQTANDLQGTKLFQTFQPGYGGGLRVLFNKATRTNLALDYAFGKFGNRGFFLNLNEAF, encoded by the coding sequence TTGATAAGCTTTTGCACACTTGCTCACGCGCAGGTAGTTGCCCCGGCCGATTCGTTAAAAGCCGATTCTCTGCGGATACTTAAGCACAAGCAGGCTATCGAAAATACCAGTTATCAGTACGATGTTGGTGATCTTGCCCGCAACCTGTTTCATCCGGGCAAAGGACCTGACAGCCTGCATAAAAGCTCGGGGATAACGGTGGTGCCCAATGTGGCGGCTAACCCTACCATCGGCGCGCAACTCGGCATTAAGGCGGTGGCCGGCCGTAAACTGGGCGATGATCCGCGTACGCTGATGTCTGTGGCGGCTACTTCGGCGTCTATCACTACCAAAGGCATTATTTATTTTTATGTAAACCACAACGTTTTTACACCCGGCAATAAATGGAACTTGCAGGGCAATATCGTAGCGGCCAAAACCGTCAGTCCCGATCATGGCTTTGGTATAGGTGCCGGTAGCAATAGCGGTGCACCGGGCGATGTGGTATTGGCCAATCCAACGCATAAGGGTTATGCTATCCATTCCCTCTATTTTAATCTGCGCGAAAAGGTGTATAAACAAGTGCAGGATAACCTGTTTTTAGGCGCGGGCATGTCGTTCGAGGTGCGGCGTAACATCCAAACCGGCGATGTAGCTGCCAATAACATCACACCATCGGGTATTTATAATACACGCTTTGGTTTCCCGCAGGATCATTACTCGGCAAATGGTTTCCTGTTTAATGTGCAGTACACCACGCGCGATAACCAGAACCGGGCTTACAAGGGCATCTACTTTGATGCCGGTATCCGCGCCAACCAAACCTGGATAGGCAGTACCAAAAATGCCCTGCAATTCACCACCGATCTGCGTAAGTACATTAGCCTGTCTGCCTCAAGTCCCGAAACCGTGCTGGCCTTTTGGAACTGGGGTAACTACCTCATCAGCGGCGCTATCCCTTATCTTGAACTACCCGGCACGGCCCGCGATGGCCAGTTTAAAAGCGGCAGGGGGTACACCGCCCAATACTTTAAAGGCACACAGTTTAATGATACCGAGGCCGAGTTCCGCTTCCCCATCCTGGCCAATAAGTTTATCAGCGGGGTAGTTTTCGGCAGCCTGCAAACTGCTAACGATCTGCAGGGGACTAAACTGTTCCAAACCTTTCAGCCTGGTTATGGCGGCGGCCTTCGGGTGTTGTTTAACAAAGCTACACGCACTAATCTGGCTTTGGATTACGCTTTCGGCAAGTTTGGTAACCGGGGGTTTTTCCTGAATTTGAATGAGGCGTTTTGA
- a CDS encoding efflux RND transporter periplasmic adaptor subunit gives MNIKFNKSDNEANGPASGKTLHHMVKIVPPQQHRSGHRFNMEFIKRSKLSALCIAATCLLAACGGNQKPVDLTENKSAAPKKYETGTIAEKTLSSYARLPGQLNPFNEVNLFPKVNGFVKQIYVDRGSEVRKGQLLLTLEAPEMESQLQAANSRYLQAQETANASKEKYARLKQAAQEPGSVSPLDLDNALTRMKADNAIAQAERSNVESVKTVQGYLRIYAPFDGTIVQRNVSPGALVAPGKATDQPMLVLQDTRKLRLEVAIPEDYVDKVDLKQAVTFSFNAIPGVDHTAKISRSANSLGGMRSEAIEIDVMNNNSQLKPGMYAEVKIPMVSGAKSLLVPNGAIVRSTERKYVIVVKDGKAALTDIKDGMTGKDSTEIFGNLKAGDKIVLNANDELKNGDAVK, from the coding sequence ATGAACATCAAATTCAATAAATCCGACAATGAGGCCAATGGCCCGGCAAGCGGAAAAACATTACATCATATGGTTAAGATAGTACCGCCCCAACAACACCGCTCCGGGCACCGCTTCAATATGGAGTTTATTAAACGGTCGAAGCTGAGCGCCTTATGCATCGCTGCCACATGCCTGTTAGCTGCCTGTGGAGGCAACCAAAAGCCGGTTGACCTTACCGAAAACAAGAGCGCTGCACCGAAGAAATATGAAACAGGAACCATTGCCGAAAAGACGCTTTCCAGCTATGCCCGCCTGCCCGGACAACTGAACCCTTTTAACGAGGTAAACCTGTTCCCCAAAGTAAACGGTTTTGTGAAGCAAATTTATGTCGACCGCGGATCAGAAGTAAGAAAGGGACAATTGCTGCTCACGCTGGAAGCGCCCGAAATGGAATCGCAACTACAGGCCGCCAACTCGCGCTACCTGCAGGCACAGGAAACGGCCAATGCCAGCAAGGAGAAATATGCCCGCCTAAAACAGGCCGCGCAGGAACCCGGTTCGGTATCGCCATTGGATCTGGATAATGCCCTAACCCGTATGAAAGCCGATAATGCTATCGCCCAGGCCGAACGCTCGAATGTAGAATCGGTAAAAACGGTGCAGGGCTACCTCCGCATTTATGCACCTTTCGACGGCACCATCGTTCAGCGTAATGTATCACCGGGCGCGCTGGTAGCCCCCGGCAAGGCCACCGACCAGCCCATGCTGGTATTACAGGATACCCGCAAACTTCGCCTTGAAGTGGCTATACCCGAAGATTATGTAGACAAGGTTGATCTGAAGCAAGCTGTTACCTTCAGCTTTAATGCCATCCCGGGAGTGGATCATACGGCAAAGATCAGCCGGTCGGCAAACAGCTTGGGCGGCATGCGCTCGGAGGCTATTGAGATTGATGTGATGAATAACAACAGCCAATTAAAACCCGGGATGTATGCCGAGGTGAAGATCCCGATGGTGTCGGGCGCCAAATCATTACTGGTACCCAATGGCGCCATTGTACGCTCTACCGAGCGGAAATATGTGATTGTGGTAAAAGATGGCAAGGCCGCGTTAACAGATATTAAAGATGGCATGACCGGCAAAGATTCGACCGAAATTTTTGGCAACCTGAAAGCCGGCGACAAAATTGTACTTAATGCTAACGATGAGTTGAAGAATGGGGATGCGGTGAAGTAA